A window of Streptomyces caniferus contains these coding sequences:
- a CDS encoding MarR family winged helix-turn-helix transcriptional regulator, whose product MPKPLSLAFDPIARADELWQQRWGAVPSMAAITSIMRAHQILLAEVDGVVKPYGLTFARYEALVLLTFSKAGELPMSKIGERLMVHPTSVTNTVDRLVKSGLVAKRPNPNDGRGTLATITEKGREVCDAATRDLMAMDFGLGVYDAEECGEIFAMLRPLRVAAADFQEG is encoded by the coding sequence GTGCCGAAGCCGCTCAGCCTTGCTTTCGATCCCATCGCGCGCGCCGACGAACTGTGGCAGCAGCGATGGGGTGCCGTGCCCTCGATGGCCGCCATCACCTCGATCATGCGCGCCCACCAGATCCTGCTGGCCGAGGTGGACGGGGTGGTCAAGCCGTACGGGCTGACCTTCGCCCGCTACGAGGCGCTGGTGCTGCTGACCTTCTCCAAGGCCGGTGAACTGCCGATGTCGAAGATCGGCGAGCGGCTGATGGTGCACCCGACCTCGGTGACCAACACCGTCGACCGGCTGGTGAAGTCCGGTCTCGTCGCCAAGCGGCCGAATCCGAACGACGGGCGGGGCACGCTCGCCACCATCACGGAGAAGGGCCGCGAGGTGTGCGACGCGGCCACCCGTGACCTGATGGCGATGGACTTCGGGCTCGGGGTGTACGACGCCGAGGAGTGCGGGGAGATCTTCGCGATGCTGCGGCCGTTGCGGGTGGCGGCGGCGGATTTCCAGGAAGGCTAG